The following is a genomic window from Rhododendron vialii isolate Sample 1 chromosome 9a, ASM3025357v1.
GTTTCATTTAAAagtataaacttttttttttgggtttagacCAGGTGGCCCATATCGCCTCCCCCTTCTTTGCTCCGCCCCGCGGTGGAGGAATATACTGTGATGTGAAGTCAAGTTTTGAACCCTTTTACCATTTTGATGATGTGCAAGGATGATGCCTAACTAAGCTTTAGCTTCATTTGCTTTATCGAATAGAACACCACAAAATTTTGTTTACATGGATTTTGGCTACAAATCCGAGACGATAAATTGTTTAGTGTCTGAAGAGTATGATTAGGTAATACTCCAAATTACTAAATGTTACTACTGTTTATACGGCGATCATCGTAGCACGATGCTTTTACTTTTACACTGTTGTTTGACTCAAcaaaatcacattttttttctcgCGAAAGAGGCACGTGAAAAGCAAAGAGATAAGAGAGCTGAGAGCAAAATCGAGAGGAAGAATCAGAGAATTTTTTGAGAGAAGGCGCGATGCTTGCGGAATGCGCATGGCGTGAGGATCAGTACTGTAGCGATACTCAACAGCGCGCTCTGGTTTATTCTCAGTTTGAGCATAGTGACCCGCTACACTGGTCGCTATCGATAGCGTTTTTTCTTTTACAAGTTAAACTCATTTATAGGAGAATCACCAGGATCACCGGACAGAACCCAAGccgaacaaagtaagaacaccaTCCTACACATACAACATGCACCAGCAACGCCCGAAGAAACAGCAGCGCTAGACTCAACAAATTAAACACAACAGAAGAGAAAATCAGACCAGCACCTGGCCTTCTAAGACCACCCTTGGCATTTTACGAACATTTTCATTTTACCGACGTTTCCATGTAGAAACATTAATGCTACAAAACCACGCCCCGTACTACTCCATGCCAAGGCTGATAATTCTTTACTtatttctaaatttctaatagcGTCCCAAGCTGACTTAACCGAAGACACTCCGTTTCCAACTGCTCATTCGGGCTGCTCTTTTATATGCTGATACACTCTCTAGTTTCTTTCCCTCACCGAGAgcttaagcaaaaaaaaaacactggaGACTCTTCCCCTTTCTATGATGGCCTGTCCGTCTGATAGTTAAGCAGCATCGATTCGTGAGTACAGAAAGAGCATTCAAAAGACAAGTATGAATGAGATTCATCCCCATACCAACACGGAGCACATTTCCCAGTTCGCCAATCTAACTATGGTGGACAGTCTACAGACTATACACTAATGTAAtccattcaattttctttcccGTCACCAAATTCCTGGTAAAGGGAACCAAGACAGTGCAAATTCCTCAACTTCGTAACATGAATTCACAGACCTTCTTCGTTCATATTAGATTCAATGTCTGTGCTCAGAGCTATATTTCCTCCACAACATTGTAATTGTCAAGCTCATAATGTTTATCTTTGGGTCTCAATCTCCATAATTTTACGTCATTCTAGTTTAAATAGTTCCAAAATCCTGTTTTGAAAACTTGTACGTTTCAAGATGTCAACCATATCGCACGACTGTAAGTACCTTGGAATGGAGGAAACAAATAGCTCTGGGGACAGAGAATGTTTGGTCGCTAGTAAGTACAAGAAATTATTGTGGAGCAGAATGAAGCAAGAAATTCAAATCAATTGTCCCTAGTCTAACCAAGAACAGTCACAGTTGGAAACAAAAGCAATGAAAAGATAAGCAATTAACCCAAAGCAACAATTGTTTCGTGATAAAAGTGCAACAACTTTAACCTCTTTTTAGAACGAAAAATATGGCTTTTTCCTAATTATGATTGGTGCAAAAAACTAACAgtagtaaaacattttccaactcTAAAAGGgtaaaaattgaacaattttcacCTCATGTTTTGTTACCttcccctcctcctcttccacTATAAATTGGCACTACAACTCTACCCAAATGCACCCATtacgaattctctctctctctctctctctctctctctctctctctctctccctgaaaatgaaattttcgtACATAGCAGTGTGTGTTGTGCTTGTTCTTCTAGTGGGGGAAGGAGCCCAGATGTCCATGGCAGCTACTTGTAACCCAATGGAGCTGAGCCCGTGTGCCGTCGCAATCATATCAGCAAAACCACCAACTGCTGCATGCTGCAGCAAGTTGAAGGACCAGAGGCCTTGCCTTTGCCAGTACTTGAAAGACCCAAAGCTTCAGAAGTTCATCAACTCTCCTAATGCAAATAAGGTGGCTACCACCTGTGGCTCTCCCTTCCCCAGTTGCTAGACAAGTACTACTCTAGTAACTGCGTAGAAAACTATGCATCTAATAGGGGTGTGATGGGACAATACTCCCTGGCGGAGTTGAAGTGGTATATCATACCTACATTTCATCCGATGTACCACAAACTTTCTTTTGTTTGCCCGCCTAAAAGTTGCCGTGCGTCGCACGGGTTCATCCTAGTATGTTGCTTATTATTGAGGTAATGTGCTTGTGTTAAGTCTCCAAAGATTGATCTTTGcatgtctgtgtgtgtgtgcattgGACTTGTACTGTTAAAAATAGGGGATGAACTTTCCCAAGTATGCTTGTCAGTTCAGTTTGCTTGTAATAAAACTAGTTTAATCcactttttctttgtttcttcatcTTGATTTGATATTTCCAAGTAATTTGATTTACGGATGCCCTTGCCTTCCTCTTTTGAAAGCTGCATTTTCACCCGTTTTCGCAATGCCCCAACTACTACTGAACGATTGGTGCTTTTCCTTGTGGAGTCTTATTTCAATGGGAACTTGATAAGTTAATAAGCTTTGGTTGTACGTAAAGAAGAGTGCCGGTAGTGAAGAGGAGATGGACTGTTGACACGATCATACAAGGGACACTTGCGCTCTATAATTCCTCATTTCGAAGTCCCAAATTCTGAAAATGATCAGAATGCGATGAAGGCAACTGGCATTTCACTATGAACAGCAACATTATGGCTCCAAATCCGAGTTCAATACAACTCAGATCTAACGCCAGGACCACAATAAATCAATTTAAGTACTACAGAAGCAACTGCTGCTTACAAAGTACAAAAATCTAGCACGCTAATATTACCTAAACATCAGTTCATTAACAGAAACAATCCAAAGTTAGTAATACATATCATCAGGCAAAAGCTACAACTTGATACTCTTGTACAAAATTACTCAAACAAGGCATCAAAACCTAAGCACCGAACGTCAGGACTGAAAAAAAGAGCCTGTTCTCACATAATTCACATCTATTGTTACAACTAAAAGGAAAgttcacaccaaaaaaaaaaagcaagaagaaACGTGTTGTTGGTTACCCAGGTTTAGCCCACCCCTGCAACTCTATATATAATTTCTCCACTCTTTTTGCAATAGTCCTTGTTATAGTTGCCAACTTCACCAcagctttttttttatttttttattttcttccatgaTACGAGTATAACATTTTCCTTTGGATACCGGAAGGGAAGTTGTCCACTAACATCGTCTACggcagaaaaaaagaaaatccggGTGATTGACCTGTAGCATGGTCAGCCATTTGTCAGCAGCCTGTAAGAGCGAGTTCAACAAGTGCCGCTCAGATCCTCCATTTGGGGTCCACCAGGATGCCTTGAATTTGTAAGACGCAAGACCAAATACCGGTAACGAAATCTTGGGGACGCCATCCATCTCACTTGGATGAGTCACGATGGGGGCCCGAGCATGTTGCGAACCTAAAACAATAGAAAAACATACAAATGGACATTATTACTTTAAAACATGTTGCAGAGATTTTACATCGGATACAGAAGCTACTAGGATAACAAAACAAGCCGAGGAAGTCCATGAAATCACTGGGAGACatattcagattttttttaacaaaagaataaataaatatcaCACTGGAAAAGCTCTCATGTTGGTTCATCCTTGATTTTGGAGAGGAAAGTAGAAGGGTTGACCAGTGAAAAAGTCAATACATAGCAGAGAAAGTGGGAAGGAGGGTATCAAAATAACTGAAATAAATTGAATCAAACAAATGCacaaaatctatgaataatgaCTATCCCAGGCATCAAATATGAAAATATGTGTTCAAAACTGAGAAAATGTTAAAGACATGGGCATCAAGGAAAAAAGGACATATAAATACCCATATATCCCGATTCCAGAAGATACACTCactcaaaaacaagaaaacaaaataccaaaagaTTAATGCAAAATGCACTGCTGCCAAACAAtaacatgcataaacatataatatACAGAATAATATCAATTAACTGACAACAAAAATATCAGTTACCTGATGCAGGTGTATTAAGAGAATGGAACGTCAAGAAGCAAGCATTCAAATCTTCTAATGTTGGTCCCACTGGTATTCTGTAGATGGGATACCTGCAACAATACCATAAAGACCGGTAAGTCACATCAGCATTTTGTGCGCGTGTTTGTTTAGAGGCAAAGATTGGTATAACAGTATTATACCAGGCAACAGAAATCCAACTGCAGGATAGTAAGTCACAACTTCTTAGTGTCTTCAACTTAGGGAAGCGGAGTGCTAGATCCAAAATCTGTTGTGCAAAATACAAGAAACTATTAAAAAGTGAGATCAAAATAGGGACTGCACGTATAGAATTTCGGATGAAAAAACTAGCCTTGTCAGCCAGGGGTACACGACCGTATGGTTGGTCCCGTTCAAGATACTCAAACATCAGGCATCCTTGAGCATTACCAGATTCACCCTCATCACTAGAGAAGCCTTCTTGAATGGTAGCATGTTCTCTCAAAGACAATTCGTCCAATCTATGAGGAATCTCACTTATTTGACGGTGATGATTATGTTGTTCTCTCAAGTTCAAGCATCTCTCTTGTTCAGAATCACTGCTTCCATCACTACTTGAATCCCTGAAATAGTCACCGTCACTGTCCTCGCCTGGTCGCCTATAGCACAgggaaacaacaaaaacagTATGACGCGAAACTCTACCAACAATGATCCAATacttccaagtttgaaaagtgGAAACAATCATTATGAAAACTAAAACCATCATGTGGCATTGTGCAAACTGCGAAGTGAAGCGAGAGTAAGCTACATGCATGAATCTTAGAATTAAAACCACCAAAACAGAAAATAGGTGAAGAGGCtgcaagaaataaataaatatcatGAATCCATAATCTATAAAAGCATAAGAAAGAAACTAAGAAATACGAACATGGAACATAGATGGCTTAGCGTAAGATATTATAAGGAATGCAGCCCAGTTAAGAAAATAAGGCCAAATGAGAAAAGGACCCTATGCACTTCTGTGTGCTTCAAAAAGATCTATCGTGCAAAATAGTGGTCAAGAGAAGGATTACAATCCCCCAATTCCAATAAACTAGCCAGTGCTGATAACAGAAAAACTCTTGAACCTATATAAAGATATCCTCATTTGACATAAATCCACAAAAGGGTTAAGATAGCCCCTTCAACTGTAAAACACTTGTTCTCATATTGGGTCTCTCT
Proteins encoded in this region:
- the LOC131302101 gene encoding non-specific lipid-transfer protein 2-like; this translates as MKFSYIAVCVVLVLLVGEGAQMSMAATCNPMELSPCAVAIISAKPPTAACCSKLKDQRPCLCQYLKDPKLQKFINSPNANKVATTCGSPFPSC
- the LOC131302102 gene encoding uncharacterized protein LOC131302102: MLGAGLQFGRSRGDDRFYNPPKGRRNNQNKQGQDPLRRAQSDVTVVSHTKGNSVKREQETRGGGAVETPKPVAEPALEQVSSPLCNLGRFLESVTPSVPAQHPSKTSMRGWRTCDEELQPYFVLGDLWESFKEWSAYGAGVPLILNDSDSVVQYYVPFLSAIQIYVDPSKSSVKSRRPGEDSDGDYFRDSSSDGSSDSEQERCLNLREQHNHHRQISEIPHRLDELSLREHATIQEGFSSDEGESGNAQGCLMFEYLERDQPYGRVPLADKILDLALRFPKLKTLRSCDLLSCSWISVAWYPIYRIPVGPTLEDLNACFLTFHSLNTPASGSQHARAPIVTHPSEMDGVPKISLPVFGLASYKFKASWWTPNGGSERHLLNSLLQAADKWLTMLQVNHPDFLFFCRRRC